In Massilia violaceinigra, one DNA window encodes the following:
- the ispD gene encoding 2-C-methyl-D-erythritol 4-phosphate cytidylyltransferase gives MKQIAPRYVALIPAAGVGARMASSSPKQYLPIGAKPMLRHTLDAFVSSPLIAHTYVVVSAHDEYIDAIVPSGAATVLRCGGASRMESVRNALRALEGELHEHDWVLVHDAARPGLNAALIGKLIDAVGNDPVGGLLALPVVDTVKRGGDHVSTVARGGLWLAQTPQMFRYKLLCDALAAATDASVITDDASAVEALGLSPKLVEGHPRNLKVTLPADIRIAEMYLAAP, from the coding sequence ATGAAGCAGATCGCACCGCGCTATGTTGCCCTGATCCCCGCCGCCGGCGTCGGCGCGCGCATGGCATCGAGCAGTCCAAAGCAGTATCTGCCCATCGGCGCCAAGCCGATGCTGCGTCATACGCTCGACGCCTTCGTGTCGAGCCCCCTGATCGCCCATACCTACGTCGTGGTCAGCGCGCACGACGAGTATATCGACGCCATCGTGCCGTCCGGCGCAGCCACCGTGCTGCGTTGCGGCGGCGCCAGTCGCATGGAGTCGGTCCGCAACGCCCTGCGGGCGCTGGAGGGCGAGCTGCACGAACATGACTGGGTGCTGGTGCACGACGCGGCGCGGCCGGGACTGAATGCCGCGCTGATCGGAAAATTGATCGATGCGGTCGGCAACGATCCGGTCGGCGGCCTGCTGGCCTTGCCCGTGGTCGACACCGTCAAGCGTGGCGGCGATCACGTCAGCACCGTCGCACGCGGCGGCCTGTGGCTGGCGCAGACCCCGCAGATGTTTCGCTACAAGCTGCTGTGCGATGCACTGGCGGCGGCCACCGACGCCAGCGTCATTACCGATGACGCCAGTGCGGTCGAGGCCCTGGGCTTGTCGCCCAAACTGGTTGAAGGACATCCCCGTAATTTAAAAGTGACGCTGCCGGCGGACATCCGGATCGCCGAGATGTACCTGGCCGCGCCTTAA
- a CDS encoding DUF2818 family protein: MDVSASSWLAIALALAAANLPFMNERLFGFIPVGRASADQGPVKAGWWRVLELVVLYFAVGGIAYLLEARIGNVFSQTKEFYMITVPLFVVLAFPGFVMRYLRKRHH, translated from the coding sequence ATGGACGTGTCGGCATCGAGCTGGTTGGCCATCGCCCTGGCATTGGCGGCGGCCAACCTGCCGTTCATGAATGAACGGCTGTTCGGCTTTATCCCGGTCGGCCGCGCGAGCGCCGACCAGGGGCCGGTCAAGGCCGGCTGGTGGCGCGTGCTGGAACTGGTGGTGCTGTACTTTGCCGTCGGCGGCATCGCCTATCTGCTGGAAGCGCGCATCGGGAACGTCTTTAGCCAGACCAAGGAGTTCTACATGATCACCGTGCCGCTGTTCGTGGTGCTGGCGTTCCCCGGCTTCGTCATGCGCTACCTGCGCAAGCGCCATCACTAA
- the nuoN gene encoding NADH-quinone oxidoreductase subunit NuoN: protein MIQTTNPNLIPVYAEIFLLVAASAILLIDMFLKDGKRVLTYWLSLAALVGCAALTYSDYAAGTTVYTFHNMFVSDPMANLLKLFTYLAIGITLVYSRTYATERGMLSGNLGGEFYVLALFSMLGQMIMISGNNMLIIYLGLELMSLSLYALVALRRDHAVSTEASMKYFILGALASGFLLYGISMLYGATGSLDINEISKAAASSTANLNILVFGLVFLVAGLAFKLGVVPFHMWVPDVYQGAPTAVTLLLGGAPKLAAFAICIRLLVEGLLPMAIDWQQMLMVLAVLSLAIGNLTAIAQTNLKRMLAYSTIAQMGFVLLGLLAGVVANPLDANAIPDASNAASAYSAAMYYSITYVLTTLGTFGLIMMLARTGFEAEELNDFKGLAKRSPWFAAVMAILLFSLAGVPPMMGFAAKFAVLESVLSTGAVWLTVLAVMFSLIGAFYYLRVVKVMYFDEPLDTTPIVAPFDMRAVLSMNGIATVLLGVFAGPLLAACLNAMTKTIGS from the coding sequence ATGATCCAGACTACGAATCCCAACCTGATCCCGGTTTACGCCGAAATCTTCCTGCTGGTCGCCGCTTCGGCGATCCTGCTGATCGACATGTTCCTCAAGGATGGCAAGCGCGTCCTGACCTACTGGCTGTCGCTGGCGGCACTGGTCGGCTGCGCCGCCCTGACTTACTCGGACTACGCGGCCGGCACCACGGTCTACACGTTCCACAACATGTTCGTGTCGGACCCGATGGCGAACCTGCTCAAGCTGTTTACCTACCTGGCCATCGGCATCACCCTGGTCTACTCGCGCACCTATGCGACCGAACGCGGCATGTTGTCCGGTAACTTGGGCGGCGAATTCTATGTGCTGGCGCTGTTCTCGATGCTCGGCCAGATGATCATGATCTCCGGTAACAACATGCTGATCATTTACCTGGGCCTGGAACTGATGTCGCTGTCGCTGTACGCCCTCGTTGCGCTGCGCCGCGATCACGCCGTCTCGACCGAAGCGTCGATGAAGTACTTCATCCTCGGCGCGCTGGCATCCGGCTTCCTGCTGTATGGTATTTCGATGCTGTACGGCGCCACCGGTTCGCTCGACATCAACGAAATCTCGAAGGCGGCGGCATCGTCCACCGCCAACCTGAACATCCTGGTGTTCGGCCTGGTGTTCCTGGTGGCCGGCCTGGCGTTCAAGCTCGGCGTCGTTCCGTTCCACATGTGGGTGCCGGACGTGTACCAGGGCGCGCCGACCGCGGTGACCCTGCTGCTGGGCGGCGCGCCGAAACTGGCGGCGTTCGCGATCTGCATCCGCCTGCTGGTGGAAGGCTTGCTGCCGATGGCGATCGACTGGCAGCAGATGCTGATGGTGCTGGCCGTGCTGTCGCTGGCGATCGGTAACCTGACCGCGATTGCCCAGACCAACCTGAAACGCATGCTCGCGTATTCGACCATCGCGCAGATGGGCTTCGTGCTGCTGGGCCTCCTGGCCGGCGTGGTCGCCAATCCGCTTGATGCCAACGCGATTCCCGACGCCAGCAATGCCGCTTCCGCCTACAGCGCCGCCATGTACTACTCGATCACGTATGTGCTGACCACCCTCGGTACCTTCGGCCTGATCATGATGCTGGCGCGTACCGGCTTCGAAGCGGAAGAACTGAACGACTTCAAGGGCCTGGCCAAGCGCAGCCCGTGGTTCGCGGCCGTCATGGCGATCCTGCTGTTCTCGCTGGCCGGCGTGCCGCCGATGATGGGCTTCGCCGCCAAGTTCGCGGTGCTCGAATCGGTGCTCTCGACCGGTGCCGTGTGGCTGACCGTGCTGGCGGTGATGTTCTCGCTGATCGGCGCGTTCTACTACCTGCGCGTGGTCAAGGTGATGTACTTTGACGAACCGCTTGATACCACCCCGATCGTGGCGCCATTCGACATGCGCGCCGTGCTCTCGATGAACGGGATCGCGACCGTGCTGCTGGGCGTGTTCGCAGGTCCGCTGCTGGCCGCTTGCCTGAACGCGATGACGAAGACTATCGGTTCCTGA
- a CDS encoding NUDIX domain-containing protein encodes MEPNLNEDHLTERRIDGELAYEGSFLKVSRDRVSLPDGAIATREYIRHPGAVVILPLLDDGRVLLERQFRYPLGRVFIEFPAGKIDAGEEPLACARRELQEETGYTATDWQFISTIHNAIAYSDEHLELFVARGLTAGQARLDEGEFLETFSATVPELLEMVRSGQITDVKTIIGAFWLDKLLGGSWPPA; translated from the coding sequence ATGGAGCCGAACCTGAACGAGGACCATCTGACGGAGCGCCGCATCGACGGCGAGTTGGCCTACGAGGGCAGCTTTCTGAAGGTCTCGCGCGACCGCGTCAGCCTGCCCGACGGCGCCATCGCCACCCGCGAATACATCCGCCATCCGGGCGCCGTCGTCATCCTGCCGCTGCTGGACGACGGCCGGGTACTGCTCGAACGCCAGTTCCGCTATCCGCTGGGACGCGTCTTCATCGAATTCCCGGCCGGGAAAATCGATGCGGGCGAGGAGCCGCTGGCCTGCGCCAGGCGCGAGCTGCAGGAAGAAACCGGCTACACGGCGACCGACTGGCAATTCATCAGCACCATCCACAACGCGATTGCCTACTCCGACGAGCACCTTGAGCTGTTCGTCGCGCGCGGCCTTACCGCCGGCCAGGCGCGCCTGGACGAGGGCGAGTTCCTGGAGACCTTCAGCGCCACCGTTCCCGAGCTGCTCGAGATGGTGCGCAGCGGCCAGATCACGGACGTGAAGACCATCATCGGCGCCTTCTGGCTCGATAAACTCCTCGGCGGAAGCTGGCCGCCGGCTTGA
- a CDS encoding NADH-quinone oxidoreductase subunit M: MMQSTISNFPPYLSLAIWLPIVLGAAILAIGRDDKPGMTRWMALIASIASFLVTLPLIQHFDNVAHGMQFVESTPWIGRFNIMYSLAIDGLSLWFVPLTAFITVIVVISAWEVIEKRVAQYMGSFLILSGLMIGVFCAMDGLLFYFFFEATLIPMFIIIGVFGGENRVYASFKFFLYTFLGSLLTLVAIIYLYNVSGGSFDILTWHKLPLTMKEQIFIFLAFLMAFAVKVPMFPVHTWLPDVHVEAPTGGSAVLAAIMLKLGAYGFLRFSLPITPDASHYMGGFIITLSLIAVIYIGLVALVQKDMKKLVAYSSIAHMGFVTLGFFMFNQMSVSGGIVQMISHGFISGAMFLCIGVLYDRMHSRQIADYGGVVNRMPKFAAFIVLFSMANCGLPATSGFVGEFMVILGAVEFNFWIGMLAATALIFGAAYSLWMVKRVVFGAVANKHVAELTDLNTREFVMLGILAIAVIAMGLYPAPFTDTMQTSVADLLQHVSVSKLPQ, encoded by the coding sequence ATGATGCAGTCTACGATTTCTAACTTCCCTCCGTATCTGAGCCTGGCGATCTGGCTCCCGATCGTCCTTGGCGCGGCCATTCTTGCGATAGGCCGCGACGACAAGCCGGGCATGACCCGGTGGATGGCGCTGATCGCCTCCATCGCCAGCTTCCTGGTGACGCTGCCGCTGATCCAGCACTTCGATAACGTCGCTCACGGCATGCAGTTCGTCGAAAGCACGCCGTGGATCGGCCGCTTCAACATCATGTACTCGCTGGCGATCGACGGCCTGTCGCTGTGGTTCGTGCCGCTGACGGCTTTCATCACCGTGATCGTCGTGATCTCGGCCTGGGAAGTGATCGAAAAGCGCGTGGCCCAGTACATGGGTTCCTTCCTGATTTTGTCGGGCCTGATGATCGGCGTGTTCTGCGCCATGGACGGCTTGCTGTTCTACTTCTTCTTCGAAGCGACCCTGATCCCGATGTTCATCATCATCGGCGTGTTCGGTGGCGAGAATCGCGTGTACGCGTCGTTCAAGTTCTTCCTGTACACCTTCCTCGGTTCGCTGCTGACGCTGGTCGCGATCATCTACCTGTACAACGTCTCGGGCGGCAGCTTCGACATCCTGACGTGGCACAAGCTGCCGCTGACGATGAAAGAGCAGATCTTCATCTTCCTGGCCTTCCTGATGGCGTTTGCCGTCAAGGTGCCGATGTTCCCGGTCCACACCTGGCTGCCGGACGTCCACGTCGAAGCGCCAACGGGCGGTTCGGCCGTGCTGGCCGCGATCATGCTGAAACTGGGCGCGTACGGCTTCCTGCGTTTTTCGCTGCCGATCACCCCTGACGCATCGCACTACATGGGCGGCTTCATCATCACCCTGTCGCTGATCGCCGTGATCTACATCGGCCTGGTGGCGCTGGTCCAGAAGGACATGAAAAAACTGGTCGCCTATTCGTCGATCGCGCACATGGGTTTCGTGACCCTGGGCTTTTTCATGTTCAACCAGATGTCGGTGTCGGGTGGCATCGTGCAAATGATCTCGCACGGCTTCATCTCGGGCGCCATGTTCCTGTGTATCGGCGTTCTGTACGACCGCATGCACTCGCGCCAGATCGCCGACTACGGAGGGGTGGTCAACCGCATGCCCAAGTTCGCCGCCTTTATCGTGCTGTTCTCGATGGCCAACTGCGGCCTGCCGGCGACCTCCGGTTTCGTGGGCGAGTTCATGGTCATCCTGGGCGCCGTCGAATTCAATTTCTGGATCGGCATGCTGGCGGCGACCGCCCTGATCTTCGGCGCGGCTTACTCGCTGTGGATGGTCAAGCGCGTTGTCTTCGGCGCTGTCGCCAACAAGCACGTCGCCGAACTGACGGACCTGAACACGCGCGAATTCGTCATGCTCGGCATCCTGGCCATCGCCGTGATCGCCATGGGCCTGTACCCGGCGCCGTTCACGGACACGATGCAAACCTCGGTCGCGGACCTGCTCCAGCATGTCTCCGTGTCGAAACTGCCGCAATAA